A genome region from Planifilum fulgidum includes the following:
- a CDS encoding sensor histidine kinase has translation MGREIAGFLIRIGAQVFLWIGLWTSEAENAESRPWLLAACALYFSFYFLTPLFSRGRWLLIGSALAAASAQRWFTSGESVIPFLLYYLLLLECLFAADDRDKTPAASGVALASLLPYAGQTQALPLTFHLFLLCLLAFAGIKGSEWRRTAEERREMYVGLAGEYRRLKRRAYEGEQNARIEERNRIARDMHDSVGHHLTALLIQIEVLRQQSGRDENRLALIKALAKKSLEEIRTAVRTLHEKEIQGLSSVIHLIRRLETDSQIRVNFTAKQGALSVPLSADKCVAIYRGIQEGLTNAMRHSFAREVDVSLDLPGGKSIRFEVSNRIREAKPYREGFGLKALRERVEQVGGRVEIVPSRERFTVRGIIPLDEKEDIHAQRIAGGRSALGAPGIEDDH, from the coding sequence ATGGGAAGGGAAATCGCAGGGTTCCTGATCCGGATCGGGGCGCAGGTTTTCCTCTGGATCGGCCTTTGGACCAGCGAAGCCGAAAACGCGGAAAGCCGTCCCTGGCTTTTGGCCGCGTGTGCCCTGTATTTCTCTTTTTATTTTCTCACCCCTCTATTTTCCCGGGGGAGATGGCTCCTGATCGGCTCCGCCCTGGCCGCGGCCTCCGCCCAGCGGTGGTTCACATCGGGGGAGAGCGTGATCCCTTTTCTCCTCTATTACCTTTTGCTGCTGGAATGCCTGTTTGCGGCCGATGATCGGGACAAAACCCCGGCGGCATCCGGAGTGGCCCTCGCTTCCCTTCTCCCCTACGCGGGACAGACACAGGCACTTCCGCTGACTTTTCACCTCTTTTTGCTGTGTCTCCTCGCCTTCGCCGGAATCAAGGGGAGTGAATGGCGCAGAACGGCGGAAGAGCGCCGCGAGATGTATGTCGGCCTCGCCGGCGAATACCGCCGGCTGAAACGGCGGGCCTACGAAGGGGAACAGAACGCGCGCATCGAAGAGCGCAACCGCATCGCCCGTGACATGCATGATTCGGTCGGACATCACTTGACCGCCCTGCTGATCCAGATCGAGGTCCTCCGGCAACAGTCCGGACGGGACGAGAACCGCTTGGCCCTGATCAAGGCGTTGGCCAAGAAGAGCCTGGAGGAAATCCGGACAGCGGTGCGGACTCTGCATGAAAAGGAGATCCAGGGCCTTTCTTCCGTCATTCACCTGATCCGGCGGCTGGAAACCGACAGCCAAATCCGGGTCAACTTCACCGCCAAACAAGGAGCGCTGTCCGTCCCCCTCTCCGCCGACAAATGCGTGGCCATCTACCGCGGCATTCAGGAGGGATTGACCAATGCCATGCGCCACTCCTTCGCCCGGGAAGTGGATGTCAGCCTGGACCTCCCCGGCGGAAAAAGCATCCGCTTCGAAGTCAGCAACCGCATCCGGGAAGCAAAGCCTTACCGGGAAGGGTTCGGATTGAAAGCCCTGCGGGAGCGGGTGGAACAAGTGGGGGGAAGAGTGGAAATCGTCCCGTCCCGGGAGCGGTTCACGGTCCGGGGAATCATCCCCCTCGATGAAAAGGAGGATATCCATGCCCAACGTATTGCTGGTGGAAGATCAGCACTTGGTGCGCCAGGGATTGAAGATGATCATTGA
- a CDS encoding response regulator: MPNVLLVEDQHLVRQGLKMIIEQDPRLKVAAEAENGEEAVRQFEKHLIDITLMDIRMPVLSGLEAIRRIRSRRPDAKILVLTTFNDDEYALKALELGACGYLLKDAEPRKLIEAIHSALRGGMILHDTVAAKVMPRLLTRPKAETRTQDLPLTPRERTIVRLVGEGLSNREISDELGLSVGTVKNHISQILQKLELRDRTQLAIYALKNDLA; encoded by the coding sequence ATGCCCAACGTATTGCTGGTGGAAGATCAGCACTTGGTGCGCCAGGGATTGAAGATGATCATTGAACAGGATCCCCGGCTGAAGGTGGCGGCGGAAGCGGAAAACGGAGAAGAGGCGGTTCGACAGTTTGAAAAACACCTGATCGACATCACCCTGATGGACATCCGCATGCCGGTCCTCTCCGGACTGGAGGCGATCCGGCGAATCCGGTCGCGCCGTCCCGACGCCAAAATCCTGGTGCTGACCACCTTCAACGACGACGAATACGCCCTAAAAGCCCTTGAACTCGGGGCCTGCGGCTACCTGCTGAAGGACGCGGAACCCCGAAAGCTGATCGAGGCCATCCACAGCGCGTTACGCGGCGGGATGATCCTTCACGACACGGTGGCCGCCAAAGTGATGCCCCGCCTCCTGACCCGGCCCAAAGCGGAGACCCGAACGCAGGACCTCCCGCTGACCCCCCGGGAACGAACCATCGTCCGCCTGGTGGGAGAGGGGCTGTCCAATCGGGAAATCTCCGACGAACTCGGCCTCTCGGTGGGAACGGTGAAAAATCACATCAGCCAGATTCTGCAGAAACTGGAACTTCGCGACCGGACCCAACTGGCCATCTATGCCCTGAAAAACGACCTTGCCTGA
- a CDS encoding ABC transporter ATP-binding protein, with protein MLETQDLTKHFKEVKAVDSINLFIERGEIVGLLGPNGAGKTTAIAMIAALIPPTRGEVLLYGKSVIASPAPLRQILGMVPQQLALYPDLTARENLQFFGRLYGLKGKSLAVRVDEVLELVGLEAKAHRPVSTLSGGMQRRLNIGLALLHEPRFVIMDEPTVGIDPQSRHHILETVRRLNREKGMTVLYTSHYMEEAEVLCHRIYIMDQGRIIASGTPEELKSILSSDHTIELKAESLPPSFVEALRRLPAVRSLSSEGQAVTLIAPKTAHLLDDLFRLAREHGVTVTSVNIQSPSLEDVFLHLTGKALRD; from the coding sequence ATGCTCGAAACCCAGGATCTGACCAAGCACTTCAAGGAGGTCAAAGCGGTGGACAGCATCAATCTGTTCATCGAACGGGGAGAGATTGTCGGCCTGCTCGGTCCCAACGGCGCGGGAAAAACCACGGCCATCGCCATGATCGCCGCCCTGATACCGCCGACGCGGGGCGAGGTGCTGCTTTACGGAAAAAGCGTGATCGCCTCCCCCGCTCCCTTAAGGCAAATACTGGGCATGGTCCCCCAACAGCTGGCCCTGTACCCGGATCTGACCGCCCGGGAAAATCTGCAATTTTTCGGCCGTCTGTACGGTCTGAAGGGGAAGAGCCTCGCGGTCCGGGTGGACGAAGTGTTGGAACTGGTCGGGCTGGAAGCGAAAGCCCACCGCCCGGTGAGCACCTTATCCGGAGGAATGCAGCGGCGGCTCAACATCGGCCTGGCTCTCCTCCATGAGCCCCGGTTTGTCATCATGGACGAACCGACGGTGGGCATCGACCCCCAATCCAGGCACCACATCCTGGAGACGGTAAGGCGCCTCAACCGGGAAAAGGGGATGACGGTGCTCTACACCAGCCATTACATGGAGGAGGCGGAAGTGCTTTGCCACCGCATCTACATCATGGACCAAGGGCGGATCATCGCCTCGGGAACACCGGAAGAGCTGAAATCGATCCTCAGTTCGGATCATACCATCGAACTGAAAGCGGAATCTCTTCCCCCTTCCTTTGTGGAAGCCCTGAGGCGGTTGCCGGCCGTCCGCTCGCTGTCGTCGGAGGGACAAGCCGTCACCCTGATCGCGCCGAAAACGGCCCACCTCCTGGACGACCTCTTCCGGCTCGCCCGGGAACACGGCGTCACCGTCACCTCGGTGAACATTCAATCCCCTTCCCTGGAAGATGTCTTTTTGCATCTCACCGGGAAAGCCCTGCGGGATTAA
- a CDS encoding ABC transporter permease, whose amino-acid sequence MLWALIKKDLLHLIRVKRELSTLLVMPAVLIAILGYALGGVMNPEPKPLTAQVAVIREGNVKKELEQFKKDLARSPLSPEERLWVVDKAEHFVPSDILVRKVLQGEKGKRAFAVREISPGERDSVLRDERFAGILTIPKDFDLSLWRSLFLREKSAVSLKLELNESRFLQGQWLKSAVESFREQINRSGAIYRSLELAGSKKLDPDFFAPDPTPSIRGEITTLEGRKPLSSFEYFTVGMSTMFLLHAAAFTARIASEERENRALDRIALAGVPAWRFWAGKWLATFLLALIQLFTLFGYAALAFDVTWKNPASFLVVTFLLAFVAGSLAVFLMALSFRFNTSWVVEIFSTSIVVILGFLGGSFFKMNILSEWLARLGEWIPNGAALTAYLGAMQGASPQDLTNPLTVLAGWAAALLLAAAGLKPERGRVR is encoded by the coding sequence ATGCTCTGGGCACTGATCAAGAAAGATTTGCTCCACTTGATTCGGGTGAAAAGGGAACTGTCGACGCTGCTCGTGATGCCGGCCGTCTTGATCGCCATTTTGGGATACGCCCTGGGAGGGGTGATGAATCCGGAACCGAAACCCCTGACCGCCCAGGTGGCGGTGATTCGGGAAGGGAACGTGAAAAAGGAGTTGGAACAATTCAAGAAGGACCTGGCCCGTTCGCCCCTCTCCCCGGAGGAGCGCTTATGGGTGGTGGATAAGGCGGAACATTTTGTCCCTTCGGATATTCTGGTCCGGAAGGTGCTGCAGGGAGAAAAAGGGAAAAGGGCTTTTGCGGTCCGGGAAATTTCCCCCGGGGAGCGGGATTCCGTCCTTCGGGACGAGCGTTTCGCAGGCATCCTCACCATCCCGAAGGATTTTGACCTTAGCCTGTGGCGCTCCCTTTTCCTCCGCGAGAAAAGCGCCGTCTCTCTGAAATTGGAACTGAATGAAAGCCGATTCCTTCAGGGGCAATGGCTGAAAAGCGCCGTCGAATCCTTCCGGGAGCAGATCAACCGGTCCGGCGCCATTTATCGGAGCTTGGAACTCGCCGGTTCCAAAAAGTTGGATCCGGACTTCTTTGCCCCTGATCCGACTCCCTCCATCCGGGGGGAGATCACCACCCTGGAGGGGCGGAAACCCCTTTCTTCCTTCGAATATTTTACCGTGGGCATGAGCACCATGTTTCTTCTCCACGCCGCCGCCTTCACCGCCCGTATCGCCTCCGAGGAAAGGGAAAACCGGGCCCTGGACCGGATCGCATTGGCCGGAGTTCCGGCGTGGCGCTTTTGGGCCGGAAAGTGGCTGGCCACGTTTCTGCTGGCCTTGATCCAACTTTTCACCCTGTTCGGATATGCCGCCCTGGCCTTTGATGTAACCTGGAAGAATCCCGCCTCCTTCCTGGTCGTCACCTTCCTTTTGGCCTTTGTTGCGGGAAGCCTGGCGGTGTTTCTGATGGCCCTCAGCTTCCGTTTCAACACGTCCTGGGTGGTGGAAATCTTCTCCACCAGTATCGTCGTCATCCTCGGATTTCTCGGGGGCAGCTTCTTCAAAATGAACATCCTTTCGGAGTGGCTGGCCCGGCTGGGCGAATGGATCCCCAACGGTGCCGCGCTGACCGCCTACCTGGGCGCGATGCAAGGAGCCTCCCCGCAAGACCTGACCAATCCCCTGACGGTGCTGGCTGGATGGGCGGCCGCTCTCCTCCTGGCAGCGGCCGGCCTCAAACCGGAGAGGGGGAGGGTCCGATGA
- a CDS encoding ABC transporter permease produces the protein MRAILWAEFRQVLRRPTMYLLMLLLTVLFAATFGQKVTQDWTIPVFSEEMDQGEVDRLVERLNGYKPDSFEAVEADEALRKIDAGESVIALELTEAGYRLLAPHRAMDVSVVEQLVRGTLEQQRWIKRAAEQLNQPPEKVEKEVAEYLKQPPLMLSVTTFRTEGGFRYDAQAQAVFGMTLFYAIYTITYTVGRILQRKKEGIWDRMIITPVSRARIFFAYLLFGFLLGYGQIALIFTLFRTAFRMDFGGSFGMVLLLCIPYVFVTIALGICLCAFIRSPQHLDAAVPLLAISSAMVGGAFWPIEIVSNDVLLFLSKLVPITYAMEMLKGVAVYGWGWREVAEPMTMLVAMGVILMGIGIHVMEKRHE, from the coding sequence ATGAGGGCAATCCTGTGGGCCGAGTTCCGCCAGGTGCTGAGGCGGCCGACCATGTACCTGTTGATGCTCCTTCTGACCGTGCTCTTTGCCGCCACGTTCGGCCAAAAGGTGACACAGGACTGGACGATCCCCGTCTTCAGCGAAGAAATGGACCAGGGAGAAGTGGACCGGCTGGTGGAGCGATTGAACGGATACAAACCCGATTCCTTCGAAGCGGTGGAAGCCGACGAGGCCCTGCGGAAAATCGACGCCGGTGAATCGGTCATCGCCCTGGAACTGACCGAAGCGGGCTACCGTCTCCTGGCACCCCACCGGGCGATGGATGTGTCGGTGGTGGAACAGCTGGTGCGCGGAACGCTGGAACAGCAGAGGTGGATCAAACGCGCTGCCGAACAGCTGAATCAACCGCCGGAGAAAGTGGAAAAAGAGGTGGCGGAATATCTGAAGCAACCTCCCCTGATGCTGTCGGTCACCACCTTCCGCACCGAAGGAGGCTTCCGCTATGATGCGCAGGCCCAAGCCGTCTTCGGCATGACACTGTTTTACGCCATCTACACCATCACCTACACCGTCGGCCGCATTCTGCAGCGGAAAAAGGAGGGGATCTGGGACCGGATGATCATCACGCCGGTCAGCAGGGCGCGGATCTTTTTCGCCTATCTCCTCTTCGGTTTCCTGCTGGGATACGGACAGATCGCGCTCATCTTCACCCTGTTCCGGACCGCGTTTCGCATGGATTTCGGCGGATCCTTCGGCATGGTGCTCCTGCTGTGCATCCCCTACGTCTTCGTCACCATCGCCCTGGGCATCTGCCTGTGCGCCTTCATCCGTTCCCCTCAACATCTGGATGCCGCCGTCCCCCTGCTGGCGATCAGTTCCGCCATGGTGGGAGGAGCCTTCTGGCCCATCGAGATCGTCTCCAACGACGTCCTGCTGTTTCTCTCCAAGCTGGTGCCCATCACCTATGCGATGGAGATGCTGAAGGGCGTCGCCGTCTACGGCTGGGGATGGCGGGAGGTGGCGGAACCGATGACGATGCTTGTCGCCATGGGCGTGATTCTGATGGGCATCGGGATCCACGTCATGGAAAAGCGGCACGAATGA